In Ipomoea triloba cultivar NCNSP0323 chromosome 7, ASM357664v1, a single genomic region encodes these proteins:
- the LOC116025141 gene encoding 2-alkenal reductase (NADP(+)-dependent)-like: MFPNKQVVLKNYVTGYPKESDFELRTTSVSSDIPRGSNGVFVKNLYLGCDPYMRHRMSAHESKDVSLLLSFAPGSVIIGLGVSKVVKSENPEFKEGDYVWGLTGWEEYSMILNLDGHFKIKYTDVPLSYYAGILGMPGLAAYIGFHNYSSAKEGDVVYVTSAAGGVGQLVGQFAKMMGCRVVGSASTNEKVDLIKGKFRFDDAFNYKDGHDSAVLKRHFPKGIDVFFDNVGGDMLNQVLLHMNLYGRVVVSGMISQYNLAEPDGIHNLFCLITKRVEMKGFSELDHRAKYPDYLEFAIKNIREQKLVFVEDIAQGLENASSAFVGIFHGRNVGKQIICVAND, from the exons ATGTTCCCCAACAAGCAAGTGGTGTTAAAGAACTATGTCACAGGGTACCCAAAAGAGAGTGATTTTGAGCTGAGAACAACATCTGTGAGCTCTGATATTCCCAGAGGATCAAATGGTGTGTTTGTGAAGAATCTTTATTTGGGATGTGACCCTTACATGCGTCACCGGATGTCAGCCCATGAATCCAAGGATGTCTCTTTGCTCCTCTCCTTTGCCCCTGGCTCT GTGATTATTGGGCTTGGAGTATCTAAAGTTGTAAAATCCGAGAATCCCGAGTTTAAGGAAGGGGATTATGTCTGGGGATTGACTGGTTGGGAAGAATACAGCATGATTCTTAACCTAGATGGCCATTTCAAGATCAAATACACAGATGTGCCTCTGTCATACTATGCTGGAATCCTAG GTATGCCGGGACTTGCAGCCTATATCGGGTTTCATAACTATTCCTCAGCTAAGGAAGGGGATGTTGTTTATGTCACGTCGGCTGCAGGAGGAGTTGGCCAGCTCGTTGGACAGTTCGCGAAAATGATGGGCTGTCGTGTGGTTGGAAGTGCTAGTACTAATGAAAAG GTTGATCTCATTAAGGGCAAGTTCAGATTCGATGATGCTTTCAACTATAAAGACGGGCATGATTCTGCAGTGTTGAAAAG GCATTTTCCCAAGGGGATTGATGTATTCTTCGACAACGTTGGAGGAGACATGCTGAACCAGGTGCTACTGCACATGAACCTTTACGGGCGAGTTGTTGTTTCCGGGATGATTTCACAGTACAACCTCGCTGAACCAGATGGGATTCACAACTTGTTTTGCCTGATAACGAAGCGCGTGGAGATGAAAGGCTTTTCTGAACTCGACCACAGGGCGAAATATCCAGATTACCTCGAGTTCGCCATCAAGAACATAAGGGAGCAGAAGCTAGTCTTTGTTGAAGACATTGCTCAAGGATTAGAAAATGCTTCGTCTGCTTTTGTTGGCATTTTCCATGGAAGAAATGTCGGAAAACAGATCATCTGTGTCGCAAATGATTGA
- the LOC116025139 gene encoding dimethylnonatriene synthase-like, giving the protein MEISWIFLSLTCLATLALLSKLFSRRQPSRRRLPPGPKPWPIIGNLHLLGPIPHQSFHSLSKKYGDLMLLKFGSRPVVVASSPEMAKQFLKTHDAVFASRPLHAGGKYTSYNYQDMTWAPYGPYWRQARRIYLNEVFSTRRLDSFEHIRVHERRSFLNTLKSLSGNTVFLKDHLSRFSLCTMSKMVLSNKYFSEPEAEESVVTACFPRHHSNSTTKAEESVVTASFPRDHSNLTAEAEESVVTASFPRHPPNLTAEAEGSVVTAGFSRHHSNLTAEAEGSVVAAGFPCPNLTAEVEGSSPVRLEDLQRLVDQWFLLNGAFNLGDWLPWLSFLDLQGYVKQMKELNRVFDRFHNIVLDDHMAKKKEAAEKNDGFVPKDMVDVLLQMAEDPNLEVKLTKDCVKGLVQDLLTGGTDSLAAAVGWAFQELMRKPDIIAKATEELDREIGRERWVDESDCSRLPYIEAIIKETFRLHPLGTMLAPHYAMEDCNVAGYDIAKGTTILVNAWSIGRDPMFWDDAEEFKPERFLNSNIDMDGQNFAFLPFGSGRRRCPGYSLGLRVVRATLANMLHGFTWKLPPDMKPEDISMEEHYGLTTHPRFPIPLVMEPRLPSHLYSQS; this is encoded by the exons ATGGAGATTTCTTGGATTTTCTTGTCCCTAACATGCCTAGCAACGCTAGCTCTTCTCTCCAAACTTTTCTCCCGGCGACAGCCGTCTCGCCGGAGACTTCCACCGGGCCCAAAACCGTGGCCCATAATCGGCAACTTACACCTCCTGGGCCCCATCCCACACCAATCTTTCCACTCTCTCTCCAAAAAGTACGGAGACTTAATGCTCCTGAAATTCGGGTCCCGGCCGGTGGTGGTGGCGTCGTCGCCGGAAATGGCGAAGCAGTTCCTGAAAACCCACGACGCCGTCTTCGCGTCGCGGCCATTGCATGCCGGCGGCAAGTACACGAGCTACAACTACCAAGACATGACGTGGGCCCCTTACGGCCCTTACTGGCGCCAGGCGCGCCGGATTTACCTCAACGAGGTTTTCAGTACGAGGAGGCTCGATTCCTTCGAGCACATTCGCGTCCATGAACGCCGGTCTTTCCTTAACACCCTCAAATCCCTGTCGGGAAACACGGTTTTCTTAAAAGATCATCTCTCCCGGTTCAGTCTATGTACCATGAGCAAAATGGTGCTGAGCAACAAGTACTTTAGTGAACCCGAAGCTGAAGAATCTGTAGTGACTGCGTGTTTCCCTCGTCACCACTCAAACTCGACTACAAAAGCAGAGGAATCTGTAGTGACTGCAAGTTTTCCTCGCGATCACTCAAACCTCACTGCAGAAGCAGAGGAATCTGTAGTGACTGCGAGTTTTCCTCGTCACCCCCCAAACCTGACTGCAGAAGCAGAGGGATCCGTAGTGACTGCAGGTTTTTCACGTCACCACTCAAACCTGACTGCAGAAGCAGAGGGATCTGTAGTGGCTGCAGGTTTTCCTTGTCCGAACCTGACTGCAGAAGTGGAGGGGTCTTCTCCGGTCAGGTTGGAGGATTTGCAGCGTCTGGTGGACCAGTGGTTTCTGCTCAACGGGGCTTTTAACCTGGGGGATTGGCTTCCATGGCTGAGCTTCTTGGACCTGCAAGGCTATGTGAAGCAGATGAAGGAGCTGAATAGGGTTTTTGACAGGTTCCACAACATTGTTCTTGATGATCACATGGCTAAGAAGAAAGAAGCTGCAGAGAAGAATGATGGGTTTGTTCCTAAGGATATGGTGGACGTGTTGTTGCAGATGGCTGAGGATCCTAATCTTGAAGTTAAACTCACTAAAGATTGTGTCAAAGGGCTGGTTCAG GACTTGTTGACTGGGGGGACTGATAGCTTGGCAGCAGCAGTGGGGTGGGCATTTCAAGAACTCATGAGGAAACCAGACATCATCGCAAAGGCAACGGAGGAATTAGACCGAGAGATTGGGAGGGAAAGGTGGGTAGACGAGAGCGATTGCTCTCGGCTACCCTACATCGAAGCCATCATCAAAGAAACATTTAGGTTGCACCCACTAGGCACAATGCTCGCGCCACATTATGCCATGGAAGACTGCAACGTAGCGGGTTATGACATCGCGAAAGGCACAACTATTCTGGTTAACGCCTGGTCGATAGGGAGAGATCCCATGTTCTGGGACGATGCAGAAGAATTTAAGCCCGAGAGATTCTTGAACAGCAATATTGACATGGATGGACAGAATTTCGCTTTCTTGCCGTTTGGGTCCGGGAGGAGAAGGTGCCCCGGGTACAGCCTTGGGCTTAGAGTTGTCCGAGCAACACTAGCTAACATGCTGCATGGATTCACCTGGAAATTACCTCCGGACATGAAGCCAGAAGACATATCCATGGAAGAACACTATGGACTCACCACACATCCCCGGTTTCCAATCCCCCTCGTCATGGAACCCCGCCTCCCTTCACATCTCTACTCGCAATCCTAA
- the LOC116024885 gene encoding uncharacterized protein LOC116024885, whose translation MSSLRCCPTFSSFSHLSSPSPSRKSSISPRIGIPLITTFGSGYAKPHSIPGNGTRKGHHFNAIKSSDQERESQFQAQNVELSSNGGPRNSTSSPSTSLLSFLCPLLKFFSGGDPSRDRNYLFEEATSSLSTLTRIAWGSRAQPGSLNSGDNSNAVDPPMRLQLYEFEACPFCRRVREAMTELDLSVEVYPCPKGSTKHREIVRKFGGKEQFPFLIDPNTGTSIYESGDIVKYLFQTYGGGRSPSSGLLESTLFTGWMPTLLRAGRGMTLWEKSRDEPPPKKLELFSYENNPYARIVREALCELELPYILQNVGNGSRRENLLLEKSGKAEVPYLIDPNTNKRIGDYKEIISYLFQTYSLEAS comes from the exons ATGTCATCCCTGCGATGCTGTCCTACTTTTTCTTCCTTCTCTCATCTGAGCTCACCATCACCGTCGCGCAAATCCTCAATCTCCCCGAGAATTGGGATTCCTCTTATCACTACTTTCGGATCCGGGTACGCGAAACCGCATTCAATCCCAGGAAACGGGACAAGAAAAGGGCACCATTTCAATGCAATCAAATCTTCCGACCAAGAAAGGGAATCCCAATTCCAGGCTCAAAACGTTGAGCTCTCTTCCAATGGTGGGCCTCGCAACAGCACTAGCAGCCCTTCAACCAGTCTCTTGTCTTTCCTCTGCCCTTTGCTTAAATTCTTTTCT GGAGGAGATCCTTCACGTGACAGAAACTATCTGTTTGAG GAAGCAACATCTTCATTATCTACCTTGACAAGAATTGCGTGGGGCTCAAGAGCACAACCTGGAAGTTTAAACAGTGGAGATAATAGTAATGCAGTTGATCCTCCAATGCGTTTGCAACTGTATGAATTTG AGGCATGCCCCTTTTGCAGAAGGGTTCGAGAAGCTATGACTGAACTTGATCTATCTGTAGAA GTTTACCCATGTCCAAAGGGATCCACTAAACACAGAGAAATTGTCAGAAAATTTGGTGGAAAAGAGCA GTTTCCTTTCCTCATTGACCCGAATACTGGAACTTCAATCTATGAAAGCG GGGATATTGTTAAATACTTATTTCAGACATATGGTGGAGGAAGGAGTCCCTCGAGTGGCCTTTTGGAAAG CACCTTATTTACAGGATGGATGCCAACACTTCTTCGGGCAGGAAGGGGAATGACATTATGGGAAAAATCTCGAGATGAACCACCACCTAAGAAACTGGAACTTTTCTCGTATGAGAACAATCCC TATGCACGGATAGTGCGCGAAGCACTTTGTGAGCTGGAGCTTCCGTACATCCTACAAAACGTCGGCAATGGATCAAGACGGGAAAATTTGCTTCTCGAGAAATCTGGAAAAGCCGAG GTGCCTTACCTTATAGATCCAAATACTAACAAAAGGATTGGTGATTACAAGGAGATCATCTCTTACCTGTTTCAGACATATTCATTGGAAGCTTCATAG
- the LOC116025276 gene encoding dynamin-2A-like: MDAIEELSELSESMRQASALLADEDIDETSSSSSSKRPSTFLNVVALGNTGAGKSAVLNSLIGHPALPTGEGGATRAPICIDLKRDSSLSSKSIVLQIDSKPQQVSASALRHSLQDRLSKISSKSRNEIYLKLRTSTAPPLKLVDLPGVDKGNLDDSLVEYVQHNDAILLVVISAAQAPEVASSKAIRIAKEYDSECTRTVGVISKIDQVASEPKILAAVQALLLNQGPRSTSDIPWVALIGQSVSIASAQSGSVGSENSLETAWRAESESLKSILTGAPQNKLGRLALVETLAHQIRSRMKIRLPNLLSGLQGKSQVVQDELVRLGEQMVHSAEGTRALALELCREFEDKFLLHIAGGEGDGWKVVASFEGNFPNRIKQLPLDRHFDINNVKRIVLEADGYQPYLISPEKGLRSLIKGVLELAKEPSRLCVDEVHRVLVDIVSAAANATPGLGRYPPFKREVVEIAVTALEGFKNESKNMVVALVDMERAFVPPQHFIRLVQRRMDRQRREDEIKNRSSKKAADAEQSILNRATSPQTGGQQSGGNLKSMKEKSGQSDKDAQEGPALKTAGTEGEITAGFILKKSAKTNGWSRRWFVLNEKTGKLGYTKAQEERHFRGVITLEECNLEEIPDEEETPAKSSKNKKANGPDAGKGPSLVFKLTSRVPYKTVLKAHSAVILKAESLADKTEWLNKLRNVISSKGGQVKGESAPTIRQSHSDGSLETMTRRPADPEEELRWMAQEVRGYVEAVLNSLAANVPKAVVLCQVEKAKEDMLNKLYSSISAQSSTRIEELLQEDHNVKHRRERIQKQSSLLSKLTRQLSIHDNRAAAAAAAASSYSNGEAESPRTPGPSPGDEWRTAFDAAANGPSSFSRSGSSEHGRRQGEPMQNGDVSSRSNSNGRRTPNRMAPAPPSQQGSGYRF; encoded by the exons ATGGATGCGATCGAGGAGTTGTCAGAGCTGTCCGAGTCGATGCGGCAGGCGTCGGCTTTGCTTGCCGACGAAGACATAGATGAGACgtcctcttcctcctcttcgAAGCGGCCGTCGACTTTCCTCAATGTCGTTGCTCTCGGAAACACT GGTGCCGGTAAATCAGCTGTATTAAATAGTCTAATTGGACATCCTGCTTTG CCAACTGGTGAAGGTGGTGCTACTCGTGCCCCCATATGTATTGATCTCAAAAGAGATAGTTCTTTGAGCAGCAAATCAATAGTGTTGCAGATTGACAGTAAACCTCAACAAGTATCTGCAA GTGCTCTTAGGCATTCTTTACAGGATAGACTAAGCAAAATTTCAAGCAAGAGTCGGAATGAGATATACCTGAAGCTTCGAACAAGTACAG CACCACCTTTGAAATTGGTTGATTTGCCTGGTGTAGATAAAGGAAATCTTGATGATTCATTG GTTGAATATGTCCAGCACAATGATGCAATCTTGCTGGTTGTGATATCTGCAGCCCAGGCTCCTGAAGTTGCCTCATCTAAAGCTATCAGAATTGCAAAAGAATATGATAGTGAAT GTACTAGAACTGTTGGTGTCATCAGTAAGATAGATCAAGTAGCTTCGGAACCAAAAATCCTCGCTGCTGTTCAAGCTCTTTTGTTGAATCAGGGACCACGAAGTACATCTGATATCCCCTGGGTTGCCTTGATTGGGCAATCTGTTTCCATAGCTTCTGCCCAGTCTGGAAGCGTTGGATCTGAGAATTCCTTGGAGACTGCATGGCGAGCTGAGAGTGAGAGTCTAAAATCTATATTGACAGGAGCTCCTCAAAACAAGTTAGGCAGATTAGCTCTGGTGGAGACACTTGCTCACCAGATTAGAAGTCGTATGAAAATCAGACTTCCTAATCTTCTTTCAGG GCTTCAAGGGAAGTCTCAAGTTGTTCAAGATGAGTTGGTAAGGCTTGGTGAGCAAATGGTTCATAGTGCTGAAGGTACAAGGGCATTAGCACTTGAGCTTTGTCGTGAATTTGAGGATAAGTTTCTGCTGCATATTGCTGGTGGTGAG GGGGATGGCTGGAAAGTAGTTGCAAGTTTTGAGGGCAACTTCCCCAATAGGATCAAACAACTTCCCTTGGATAGACATTTTGATATTAACAATGTCAAGAGG ATTGTGTTGGAAGCAGATGGGTATCAACCTTACCTCATTTCTCCAGAGAAGGGGTTAAGGTCTTTAATAAAAGGTGTTCTTGAGCTTGCAAAAGAGCCTTCTCGTCTTTGTGTGGATGAG GTCCACCGTGTGCTTGTTGATATTGTTTCAGCTGCTGCAAATGCTACACCAGGTCTTGGAAGATATCCACCTTTCAAGCGAGAG GTCGTGGAAATTGCAGTTACTGCTCTGGAGGGatttaaaaatgaatcaaaGAATATGGTAGTTGCACTTGTTGACATGGAGAGGGCTTTTGTTCCCCCACAACACTTCATTCGACTGGTGCAAAGGCG GATGGATAGACAGCGACGCGAGGATGAAATAAAGAATCGTTCTTCTAAGAAGGCAGCTGATGCGGAGCAATCGATACTTAATAGG GCAACTAGCCCTCAAACTGGAGGCCAACAAAGTGGTGGAAACTTAAAATCAATGAAGGAAAAATCAGGCCAGTCGGATAAAGATGCGCAGGAAGGCCCAGCATTGAAGACTGCAGGCACTGAGGGGGAGATAACAGCAG GATTCATTTTGAAGAAAAGTGCCAAAACTAATGGGTGGAGTCGGCGATGGTTTGTTTTGAATGAAAAAACTGGAAAG CTTGGTTACACCAAGGCACAAGAAGAGCGACATTTTCGTGGTGTCATAACTTTAGAG GAATGTAATCTTGAAGAAATACCAGATGAAGAAGAGACTCCAGCAAAAAGTTCCAAAAATAAGAAGGCTAATGGACCTGATGCAGGCAAAGGACCTAGTCTTGTATTCAAGCTTACAAGCCGGGTTCCATATAAAACTGTTCTGAAAG CTCATAGTGCCGTTATCTTAAAGGCTGAAAGTTTGGCTGATAAGACTGAATGGTTAAACAAACTGAGAAATGTGATAAGTTCTAAAGGAGGTCAAGTGAAGGGGGAATCTGCACCTACAATACGGCAAAGTCATTCTGATGGTTCTCTT GAAACAATGACTCGAAGACCGGCAGATCCTGAAGAAGAACTCCGGTGGATGGCTCAGGAAGTGCGTGGATACGTTGAAGCAGTTCTAAACAGCCTTGCTGCAAATGTCCCTAAA GCAGTTGTTCTTTGCCAAGTTGAAAAGGCCAAAGAAGACATGCTTAATAAATTATACAGTTCTATCAG TGCCCAAAGTTCAACAAGGATTGAAGAGCTGCTCCAGGAGGACCATAATGTAAAACACAGAAGGGAACGCATTCAGAAACAATCTTCTCTTCTTTCAAAACTTACTAGGCAACTCAGTATCCATGATAATCGAGCagctgccgccgccgccgccgcgtcCAGCTACTCAAATGGTGAAGCAG AAAGTCCAAGAACCCCTGGACCTTCCCCAGGTGATGAGTGGAGAACTGCATTTGACGCCGCTGCAAATGGCCCTAGTTCGTTCTCTAGGTCTGGCTCTAGTGAGCACGGTCGTCGGCAGGGTGAGCCCATGCAAAACGGCGATGTGAGTTCACGATCAAATTCCAATGGCCGCCGAACTCCTAATCGAATGGCCCCAGCACCCCCATCGCAGCAGGGATCTGGTTACAGGTTTTAG
- the LOC116024695 gene encoding glucuronoxylan 4-O-methyltransferase 3-like, with protein sequence MRSKTQFPINLNFKLILICFFFLFLIFLIPRSVFSPATPSSSLHASSQSPPENQEPPENQEPTTTTAAALPSCRTQSCGKIPPSLADALVHYVTTNITPQQTMKEISVSMRVLEKKSPCNFLVFGLGHDSLMWTSLNHGGRTVFLEEDRSWINQIHRQLPSLESYHVTYDTKVTEADELLETGARDDCQVVGDPRTSKCRLALKGLPEEVYEIEWDLIMVDAPTGYHDEAPGRMAAIYTAGLIARNREDGETDVFVHDVDRVVEDKFSKTFLCEGYMIEQEGRIRHFTIPSHRARSGRPFCPQ encoded by the exons ATGAGATCGAAAACCCAATTCCCCATTAATCTCAACTTCAAGCTCATCCTCATctgcttcttcttcctcttcttaaTCTTCCTAATCCCAAGATCAGTTTTCTCGCCGGCGACGCCGTCGTCGTCACTCCATGCATCCTCACAATCCCCGCCGGAAAATCAAGAACCGCCGGAAAATCAAGAACCGACAACAACAACGGCCGCCGCGCTGCCGTCGTGCCGGACCCAGAGCTGCGGCAAGATCCCGCCGTCGCTGGCCGACGCGCTGGTGCACTACGTGACCACCAACATCACTCCCCAGCAGACGATGAAGGAAATCTCGGTGTCCATGAGGGTTCTGGAGAAGAAGTCCCCCTGCAACTTCTTGGTCTTCGGCCTCGGCCATGATAGCCTCATGTGGACCTCCCTTAACCACGGCGGCCGGACGGTTTTCCTCGAGGAGGACCGCTCCTGGATCAACCAGATTCACCGCCAGTTACCCTCACTTGAATCCTACCATGTCACCTATGATACTAAG GTGACTGAGGCGGACGAGCTCTTGGAAACGGGGGCTCGGGACGATTGCCAGGTCGTCGGCGATCCAAGAACGTCGAAATGCCGGCTGGCGCTGAAGGGCTTGCCGGAGGAGGTGTACGAGATAGAGTGGGATTTGATAATGGTGGACGCGCCGACGGGGTACCACGACGAGGCGCCGGGGAGGATGGCCGCCATTTACACCGCCGGACTTATCGCCCGGAACCGGGAAGACGGCGAAACCGACGTGTTCGTTCACGACGTGGACAGGGTCGTGGAAGATAAATTCTCCAAAACTTTTTTGTGTGAAGGGTACATGATCGAACAAGAAGGACGGATTCGACATTTCACCATTCCCAGCCATAGAGCTCGCTCCGGTAGGCCGTTCTGTCCACAGTGA
- the LOC116024901 gene encoding uncharacterized protein LOC116024901, whose product MAKGKKELLTSAPWRVGPEEDEKFKDAKMKVTSQPGSTPTMHVPGMKSVKSKATELEDDSRTEIDPELRYSFQRNFQFLQRVFSIDTIVKPLPSGMQYNVSRNLSFFTRIFTQFFDPDGIADAQKSLGLGQEGKTRRVS is encoded by the exons ATGGCGAAAGGTAAGAAGGAGCTTCTCACGTCGGCCCCATGGAGGGTGGGCCCCGAAGAGGACGAGAAGTTCAAGGACGCAAAGATGAAGGTTACGAGCCAGCCGGGTTCGACTCCCACTATGCACGTCCCCGGGATGAAGTCCGTTAAATCCAAAGCCACTGAGCTCGAAGACGATTCTCGCACTGAAATTGACCCTGAACTACGCTACAGCTTCCAGCGCAACTTCCAG TTTCTTCAGCGTGTTTTCAGCATTGACACCATTGTTAAACCTCTCCCATCTGGAATGCAATACAATGTTTCTCGTAACTTGAGCTTCTTTACTCGCATCTTTACACAGTTCTTTG ATCCTGATGGAATAGCAGATGCACAAAAATCTCTAGGCTTGGGACAAGAAGGAAAAACGCGTAGGGTGAGTTGA